Proteins encoded in a region of the Streptomyces sp. NBC_00513 genome:
- a CDS encoding chaplin has product MKNIKKAAAVTMIAGGLIAAGAGVSSAHGGASAEGEALNSPGVASGNQLQVPVHVPVNLVGNSVTVIGLLNGAFGNTGLNH; this is encoded by the coding sequence GTGAAGAACATCAAGAAGGCCGCAGCCGTCACCATGATCGCGGGCGGCCTGATCGCCGCCGGCGCCGGTGTCTCCTCGGCGCACGGCGGTGCGTCCGCGGAGGGCGAGGCCCTGAACTCGCCCGGCGTGGCCTCGGGGAACCAGCTCCAGGTCCCCGTGCACGTCCCCGTCAACCTCGTCGGCAACTCGGTCACCGTGATCGGCCTGCTGAACGGCGCCTTCGGCAACACGGGCCTCAACCACTGA
- a CDS encoding sporulation protein: MGFRKLFASLGAGGASVDTIITEPNVVPGGIVQGEVRIQGGSVEQQIEGLSVGLQARVEVEGGDQEYKQDIVFTKQRLGGAVQVQAGALHVVPFGLEIPAETPITHFGGQHLHGMNIGVSTELEIARAVDAGDLDAINVHPVPAQQAILDAFRQLGFSFRSADMERGHIRGTRQTLPFYQEIEFLPPSQYRGLNQVELTFVSDGREMDVVLEMDKKPGLFSEGSDTYRCFQVGLQSYQDTDWAAYLNQWIASVGSQRNWL; encoded by the coding sequence ATGGGGTTCAGGAAGCTGTTCGCGAGCCTGGGTGCCGGTGGTGCCTCGGTGGACACGATCATCACCGAGCCGAACGTCGTTCCGGGCGGCATCGTCCAGGGTGAGGTCCGGATCCAGGGTGGATCCGTGGAGCAGCAGATCGAGGGTCTGTCCGTCGGTCTCCAGGCGCGGGTGGAGGTGGAGGGCGGTGACCAGGAGTACAAGCAGGACATCGTCTTCACCAAGCAGCGCCTCGGGGGTGCCGTCCAGGTGCAGGCCGGCGCGCTGCACGTGGTGCCGTTCGGGCTGGAGATCCCCGCGGAGACGCCGATCACCCACTTCGGCGGTCAGCACCTGCACGGGATGAACATCGGGGTCAGCACCGAGCTGGAGATCGCGCGCGCGGTGGACGCGGGTGACCTGGACGCGATCAACGTGCACCCGGTGCCGGCGCAGCAGGCGATCCTGGACGCCTTCCGGCAGCTCGGCTTCTCCTTCCGTTCGGCGGACATGGAGCGCGGGCACATCCGGGGGACGCGTCAGACGCTGCCCTTCTACCAGGAGATCGAGTTCCTGCCGCCGTCGCAGTACCGGGGGCTGAACCAGGTCGAGCTGACCTTCGTCTCGGACGGCCGCGAGATGGACGTCGTACTGGAGATGGACAAGAAGCCGGGTCTGTTCTCCGAGGGCAGTGACACGTACCGCTGCTTCCAGGTGGGGCTGCAGTCCTACCAGGACACCGACTGGGCGGCCTACCTGAACCAGTGGATCGCCTCGGTCGGTTCGCAGCGCAACTGGCTCTAG
- a CDS encoding sulfite exporter TauE/SafE family protein, protein MSIWESLAVFAAGIGAGTINTIVGSGTLITFPVLLATGLSPVTANVSNTLGLVPGSISGAIGYRKELQGQRARIMRLGAVSLVGGFAGAVLLLTLPSDSFDTIVPVLIGIALVLVVLQPRLAAALRKRQEASGADAGHPDGGPALLSGMLLASAYGGYFGAAQGVLYLGLMGLLLHEDLQRINAVKNVLAALVNGIAAVVFLFVAEFDWTAVVLIAVGSTIGGQIGAKVGRRLPPTALRAIIVVVGILAIVQLLIR, encoded by the coding sequence ATGTCCATCTGGGAATCACTCGCGGTCTTCGCCGCCGGCATCGGCGCCGGCACGATCAACACCATCGTCGGCTCCGGCACCCTCATCACCTTCCCGGTGCTGCTCGCCACCGGCCTGTCCCCGGTCACCGCCAACGTGTCCAACACGCTCGGCCTGGTGCCCGGGTCCATCAGCGGAGCCATCGGCTACCGCAAGGAACTCCAGGGCCAACGCGCCCGCATCATGCGGCTCGGCGCCGTCTCCCTCGTCGGCGGGTTCGCGGGCGCCGTCCTGCTCCTCACCCTGCCGTCGGACTCCTTCGACACGATCGTGCCCGTCCTGATCGGGATCGCCCTCGTGCTCGTCGTGCTCCAGCCCCGGCTCGCGGCGGCCCTGCGCAAGCGCCAGGAGGCCTCGGGCGCCGACGCCGGGCATCCCGACGGAGGCCCGGCCCTGCTCTCGGGGATGCTGCTCGCCAGCGCGTACGGAGGCTACTTCGGCGCCGCCCAGGGAGTGCTGTACCTCGGCCTCATGGGCCTGCTCCTCCACGAGGACCTGCAACGGATCAACGCCGTCAAGAACGTCCTCGCCGCCCTCGTCAACGGCATCGCGGCCGTCGTCTTCCTCTTCGTCGCCGAGTTCGACTGGACGGCCGTGGTCCTCATCGCCGTCGGCTCCACCATCGGCGGCCAGATCGGCGCCAAGGTCGGCCGCCGACTCCCGCCGACCGCCCTGCGAGCGATCATCGTCGTGGTCGGCATCCTCGCGATCGTCCAGCTGCTGATCCGCTGA
- a CDS encoding NfeD family protein → MTDIDAWVWWLIGAVGLGIPLVLTAMPEFGMFAVGAVAAAVTAALGGGVVAQVLVFVIVSVALIAVVRPLANRHQRPQHRTGIDALKGRSAVVLERVDGAGGRIKLAGEIWSARALDADVSYEPGQSVDVVDIDGATAVVM, encoded by the coding sequence GTGACCGACATCGACGCATGGGTGTGGTGGCTGATCGGCGCGGTCGGACTGGGCATCCCCCTCGTCCTGACCGCGATGCCCGAGTTCGGCATGTTCGCGGTCGGCGCCGTGGCCGCCGCCGTCACGGCGGCGCTCGGCGGGGGAGTGGTGGCCCAGGTCCTGGTCTTCGTGATCGTCTCGGTGGCCCTGATCGCCGTCGTCCGCCCCCTCGCCAACCGCCACCAGCGACCCCAACACCGCACGGGCATCGACGCGTTGAAGGGCAGAAGCGCCGTCGTCCTCGAACGCGTCGACGGCGCCGGCGGCCGGATCAAGCTCGCCGGCGAGATCTGGTCCGCCCGCGCCCTCGACGCGGACGTCAGCTACGAACCCGGCCAGTCCGTGGACGTCGTGGACATCGACGGGGCAACAGCGGTCGTCATGTGA
- a CDS encoding HNH endonuclease codes for MRDTLVLNASFEPLSTVTLNRAVVLVLQDKAVVEQSHPELRVRAATMELPMPRVIRLCRYVRVPFRRHAPWSRRGVLARDQHRCAYCGRRATTVDHVLPRAQGGGDTWLNTVASCAEDNHRKAARTPEEAGMPLLRKPFVPSPADAMLLALGAGGRNALPEWLERSA; via the coding sequence ATGCGGGACACGCTGGTGCTGAATGCGAGCTTCGAGCCGCTGTCGACGGTGACGTTGAACAGGGCCGTGGTCCTGGTGCTCCAGGACAAGGCCGTGGTCGAACAGTCCCATCCCGAGCTGCGTGTGCGGGCGGCCACCATGGAGCTTCCGATGCCCCGGGTGATCAGGTTGTGCAGGTACGTCCGGGTGCCCTTCCGAAGACATGCTCCCTGGTCACGGAGGGGTGTGTTGGCCCGGGACCAGCACCGGTGCGCGTACTGCGGGAGGCGCGCGACGACCGTGGACCACGTACTGCCGCGGGCTCAGGGCGGCGGGGACACGTGGTTGAACACGGTGGCCTCGTGCGCCGAGGACAACCACCGCAAAGCGGCCCGGACTCCGGAGGAGGCGGGGATGCCGCTCCTCCGGAAGCCGTTCGTGCCGTCGCCGGCGGACGCGATGTTGTTGGCGCTGGGGGCGGGCGGTCGCAATGCCCTCCCCGAGTGGCTTGAGCGTTCCGCCTAG
- a CDS encoding DNA-3-methyladenine glycosylase has product MSARPDRTPLARSFFDRPVLTVAPDLLGRTLVRLTPDGPLELRITEVEAYEGEADPGSHAYRGRTARNASMFGPPGHAYVYFIYGMWFSLNLVCGPPGHASGVLLRAGEVTVGAELARTRRLSARRDGELAKGPARLATALDVDRSLDGTDLCAGPDSPLSLLTGTPATPDLVSSGPRTGVGGAGADHPYRFWVTHDPTVSPYRAHVPRRRST; this is encoded by the coding sequence ATGAGCGCGCGCCCCGACCGTACGCCCCTGGCCCGGTCCTTCTTCGACCGCCCGGTCCTCACGGTGGCCCCCGACCTCCTCGGCCGGACCCTCGTCCGCCTGACCCCGGACGGCCCGCTGGAACTACGCATCACGGAAGTCGAGGCGTACGAGGGGGAGGCGGACCCCGGCTCGCACGCCTACCGAGGACGTACGGCCCGCAACGCGTCGATGTTCGGACCGCCCGGACACGCGTACGTCTACTTCATCTACGGAATGTGGTTCAGCCTCAACCTGGTGTGCGGCCCGCCGGGCCACGCGAGCGGGGTCCTGCTGCGGGCAGGCGAGGTGACGGTCGGCGCCGAGCTCGCCCGCACACGTCGACTCTCCGCGAGGAGGGACGGAGAACTGGCCAAGGGCCCGGCTCGCCTGGCCACCGCCCTGGACGTGGACCGTTCCCTGGACGGCACGGACCTCTGCGCCGGCCCCGACTCCCCGTTGTCCCTGCTCACGGGCACCCCCGCCACACCCGACCTGGTGAGCAGCGGCCCCCGCACGGGAGTCGGCGGAGCCGGCGCCGACCATCCCTACCGCTTCTGGGTCACCCACGACCCGACGGTCAGCCCGTACCGCGCCCACGTGCCCCGCCGGCGCTCGACTTGA
- a CDS encoding ABC transporter ATP-binding protein → MSDVLELVDVSVVREGRALVDQVSWSVKEGERWVILGPNGAGKTTLLNVASSYLFPTKGEATILGSTLGKVNVFDLRPRIGVAGIAMADKLPKRQTVLETVLTAAYGMTATWQEEYEDIDEQRARAFLDRLGMTDYLDRKFGTLSEGERKRTLIARALMTDPELLLLDEPAAGLDLGGREDLVRRLGRLARDPLAPSMIMVTHHVEEIAPGFTHVLMIRQGKVVTAGPIDLELTSRNLSLCFGLPLIVERNEDDRWAARGLPLR, encoded by the coding sequence ATGAGCGATGTTCTGGAGCTGGTGGACGTATCCGTGGTCCGCGAGGGCCGGGCGCTGGTGGACCAGGTCTCCTGGTCGGTGAAGGAGGGGGAGCGCTGGGTGATCCTCGGCCCCAACGGCGCCGGGAAGACCACCCTGCTCAACGTCGCCTCCAGCTACCTCTTCCCCACCAAGGGCGAGGCCACCATCCTCGGCAGCACCCTCGGCAAGGTGAACGTCTTCGACCTGCGCCCCCGCATCGGTGTCGCCGGTATCGCGATGGCCGACAAGCTCCCCAAGCGGCAGACCGTCCTGGAGACCGTCCTCACCGCCGCCTACGGGATGACGGCGACATGGCAGGAGGAGTACGAGGACATCGACGAGCAGCGCGCCCGCGCGTTCCTCGACCGCCTCGGCATGACGGACTACCTCGACCGGAAGTTCGGCACCCTCTCCGAGGGCGAGCGCAAGCGCACCCTGATCGCCCGCGCCCTGATGACCGACCCCGAGCTGCTGCTCCTCGACGAGCCCGCCGCGGGCCTGGACCTCGGCGGCCGAGAGGACCTCGTACGCCGCCTCGGCCGGCTCGCCCGCGACCCGCTCGCACCCTCCATGATCATGGTCACGCACCATGTCGAGGAGATCGCCCCCGGCTTCACGCACGTCCTGATGATCCGTCAGGGCAAGGTCGTCACCGCCGGTCCCATCGACCTGGAACTCACCTCCCGCAACCTCTCGCTCTGCTTCGGCCTCCCGCTGATCGTCGAGCGCAACGAGGACGACCGCTGGGCCGCCCGCGGTCTGCCCCTGCGCTAG
- a CDS encoding response regulator transcription factor produces MADTRIRVLLVDDHQVVRRGLRTFLEVQEDIEVVGEAADGEEGIARAEELRPDVILMDVKMPVTDGIEALRRLREAANPARVLIVTSFTEQRTVVPALRAGAAGYVYKDIDPEALAGAIRSVHAGHVLLQPEVAQALLAQEGQGAASSRPGSLTDREREVLSLIADGRSNREIARALVLSEKTVKTHVSNILMKLDLSDRTQAALWAVRHGIVDVRH; encoded by the coding sequence GTGGCTGACACCCGGATCCGCGTCCTGCTGGTGGACGACCACCAGGTGGTCCGGCGCGGACTGCGCACCTTCCTGGAGGTCCAGGAGGACATCGAGGTGGTCGGCGAGGCCGCCGACGGCGAGGAGGGCATCGCCCGCGCCGAGGAACTGCGCCCCGACGTGATCCTGATGGACGTCAAGATGCCCGTCACCGATGGCATCGAGGCCCTGCGACGACTGCGCGAGGCGGCGAACCCGGCCCGCGTGCTGATCGTCACCAGCTTCACCGAGCAGCGCACCGTGGTCCCCGCCCTGCGCGCGGGCGCGGCCGGCTACGTCTACAAGGACATCGACCCCGAAGCCCTCGCCGGCGCCATCCGCTCCGTCCACGCGGGCCACGTCCTCCTCCAGCCGGAGGTGGCGCAGGCCCTGCTCGCCCAGGAGGGCCAGGGAGCCGCGTCGAGCCGCCCCGGCTCGCTGACCGACCGGGAACGGGAAGTGCTCTCCCTCATCGCGGACGGCAGATCCAATCGGGAGATCGCCCGCGCGCTGGTCCTGTCGGAGAAGACGGTCAAGACCCACGTCTCGAACATCCTGATGAAACTGGACCTGTCCGATCGGACCCAGGCGGCGTTGTGGGCGGTCAGGCACGGAATCGTGGACGTCCGGCATTGA
- a CDS encoding YbhB/YbcL family Raf kinase inhibitor-like protein, with translation MVEQSRAPLPHAFHPEVHAFSVVSGDVEPGADLGDAQVLTGGNVSPHLRWEGFPEGTKSFAVTCFDPDAPTGSGFWHWVLFDLPVSVTELPAGAGSGKFEGLPDGAVHVRNDYGTRDFGGAQPPAGERHRYVFTVYAVDQEKLGPDADVSPAVVGFNLRFHTLGRAQLIGEYEAPAG, from the coding sequence GTGGTCGAGCAGAGCAGGGCACCTCTTCCCCACGCCTTCCACCCGGAGGTGCACGCCTTCTCCGTGGTGAGCGGGGATGTGGAGCCCGGGGCGGATCTGGGTGACGCGCAGGTCCTGACGGGTGGGAACGTCTCGCCGCACCTGCGGTGGGAGGGTTTCCCGGAGGGGACGAAGAGCTTCGCCGTGACGTGTTTCGACCCGGACGCGCCGACGGGCAGCGGGTTCTGGCACTGGGTGCTGTTCGATCTTCCGGTGTCGGTCACCGAGCTGCCGGCGGGTGCGGGCAGCGGGAAGTTCGAGGGGCTGCCGGACGGGGCCGTGCACGTACGGAACGACTACGGCACCCGGGATTTCGGCGGGGCGCAGCCTCCGGCCGGGGAGCGGCACCGGTACGTGTTCACCGTGTACGCGGTGGATCAGGAGAAGCTCGGGCCGGACGCGGACGTCTCGCCGGCGGTCGTCGGCTTCAATCTGCGGTTCCACACGCTGGGTCGCGCGCAGCTGATCGGTGAGTACGAGGCGCCCGCCGGCTGA
- a CDS encoding SPFH domain-containing protein has product MQPIIIVLIILVVLVFIALVKTIQVIPQASAAIVERFGRYTRTLNAGLNIVVPFIDSIRNRIDLREQVVPFPPQPVITQDNLVVNIDTVIYYQVTDARAATYEVASYIQAIEQLTVTTLRNIIGGMDLERTLTSREEINAALRGVLDEATGKWGIRVNRVELKAIEPPTSIQDSMEKQMRADRDKRAAILQAEGVRQSEILRAEGEKQSSILRAEGDAKAAALRAEGEAQAIRTVFESIHAGDADQKLLAYQYLQMLPKIAEGDANKLWIVPSEIGDALKGLSGAMGNFGPMGGGSGFNPQNSGKEGAGTGDTVPPSRREQPPID; this is encoded by the coding sequence ATGCAACCGATCATCATCGTCCTGATCATTCTCGTGGTTCTGGTCTTCATCGCACTGGTCAAGACGATCCAGGTGATCCCGCAGGCCAGCGCCGCCATCGTCGAGCGATTCGGCCGCTACACCCGCACCCTCAACGCGGGCCTGAACATCGTCGTCCCGTTCATCGACTCGATCCGCAACCGGATCGACCTGCGTGAACAAGTCGTCCCCTTCCCGCCGCAGCCGGTCATCACCCAGGACAACCTGGTCGTCAACATCGACACCGTCATCTACTACCAGGTGACCGACGCCCGCGCCGCCACGTACGAAGTGGCCAGCTACATCCAGGCCATCGAGCAACTCACCGTCACCACGCTGCGCAACATCATCGGCGGCATGGACCTCGAACGCACCCTCACCTCCCGCGAGGAGATCAACGCCGCCCTGCGCGGAGTCCTCGACGAGGCCACCGGCAAGTGGGGCATCCGCGTCAACCGCGTCGAGCTGAAGGCCATCGAGCCGCCGACCTCCATCCAGGACTCGATGGAGAAGCAGATGCGCGCCGACCGCGACAAGCGCGCCGCGATCCTCCAGGCCGAAGGTGTCCGACAGTCCGAGATCCTGCGCGCCGAGGGCGAGAAGCAGTCCTCGATCCTGCGCGCCGAAGGTGACGCCAAGGCCGCCGCCCTGCGCGCCGAGGGCGAGGCCCAGGCCATCCGCACGGTCTTCGAGTCCATCCACGCCGGCGACGCCGACCAGAAGCTCCTCGCCTACCAGTACCTCCAGATGCTCCCGAAGATCGCCGAAGGCGACGCCAACAAGCTCTGGATCGTGCCGAGCGAGATCGGCGACGCCCTCAAGGGCCTCTCCGGCGCCATGGGCAACTTCGGCCCCATGGGCGGAGGTTCCGGCTTCAACCCGCAGAACTCCGGCAAGGAAGGCGCCGGCACCGGCGACACCGTCCCGCCCTCCCGCCGCGAACAGCCCCCCATCGACTGA